A window of the Roseburia sp. 831b genome harbors these coding sequences:
- a CDS encoding cohesin domain-containing protein, translating to MKHLNKILCGLLFSFTLLAGTVPAMADEAVISTKADADGKIVTVEVAAEAGTEITSGRVVVSYDKDLLTLKTVETADTWEAEDVNTDYEEGVSYAFANVNGSKKGGDVMTLTFLATDAANGKEAAIRTEVKELYNADAALEQSGKSEEVSVTPSWTDTKKDDDAKKDDDAKKDDDKNTDDNKNTPATDGNVQAAGLSDVLIGQISGAADGAAISANVSASEEVIPARVFEALKGKNVTVEFRLENGAVWKVNGTKITDAKEIDLGVTLNTTKIPDSVLKTIKDDGISYEMQFSLDYEGELGGTFELSIPVGVKGAGLYGNLYYYNPTKGALEYMQTDTVDENGMVTYSFTHASDYVVAVSKTNGAQVKTVDTGDNTPVAGYLLLLCGAAVILAVAVRRTRKAR from the coding sequence ATGAAACATTTGAATAAAATTTTATGTGGACTTCTGTTTTCTTTTACGCTATTGGCTGGCACAGTGCCGGCCATGGCGGATGAAGCTGTAATTTCGACAAAGGCAGATGCAGATGGAAAGATTGTTACCGTTGAGGTGGCAGCAGAAGCCGGAACAGAGATTACAAGTGGACGTGTTGTTGTTTCTTATGACAAGGATTTGTTGACATTAAAGACAGTAGAAACAGCGGATACATGGGAAGCAGAGGACGTAAATACGGATTATGAGGAAGGCGTTTCCTATGCATTTGCAAATGTAAATGGAAGCAAGAAGGGTGGAGATGTCATGACACTTACGTTTCTTGCAACAGATGCTGCAAATGGTAAGGAGGCTGCCATCCGAACAGAGGTAAAGGAACTTTACAATGCGGATGCTGCGTTAGAGCAAAGCGGAAAGTCGGAAGAAGTATCTGTCACACCAAGCTGGACAGATACAAAGAAAGACGATGATGCGAAAAAAGATGACGATGCAAAAAAAGATGATGATAAGAACACGGATGACAATAAAAATACGCCTGCAACAGACGGTAATGTCCAGGCAGCAGGTTTGTCAGATGTTTTAATCGGTCAGATTTCCGGTGCCGCAGATGGGGCAGCCATATCTGCAAATGTCAGTGCATCCGAGGAAGTGATTCCGGCACGTGTCTTTGAAGCATTGAAAGGCAAGAACGTTACCGTAGAGTTTCGTCTTGAAAATGGTGCTGTATGGAAAGTAAACGGTACAAAAATTACGGATGCAAAGGAAATTGACCTTGGCGTTACGTTGAATACAACAAAGATTCCAGACAGTGTATTAAAAACAATAAAAGATGACGGAATTTCATACGAGATGCAGTTCTCATTAGATTATGAAGGAGAACTTGGCGGTACATTTGAGTTGTCCATTCCTGTCGGTGTGAAAGGTGCAGGCTTGTATGGTAACTTATATTACTACAATCCAACCAAAGGAGCCTTAGAGTATATGCAGACGGATACCGTAGATGAGAATGGTATGGTAACCTATTCCTTTACACATGCATCTGATTATGTGGTTGCAGTCAGCAAGACAAACGGTGCACAGGTAAAGACCGTAGATACAGGGGATAACACTCCTGTTGCAGGATATCTCTTACTTCTTTGCGGGGCAGCAGTAATTCTTGCGGTAGCAGTAAGAAGAACAAGAAAAGCACGCTAA
- a CDS encoding acyl-CoA dehydratase activase-related protein, with the protein MENHALCKLGIDIGSTTVKVAVLDENDQLLFSDYERHFANIRETLADLVQKAYDKLGELSVAPMITGSGGLTLAKHLDVPFVQEVISVSTALQHYAPQTDVAIELGGEDAKIIYFEGGNVEQRMNGICAGGTGSFIDQMASLIQTDATGLNEYAKNYKAIYPIAARCGVFAKTDIQPLINEGATREDLSASIFQAVVNQTISGLACGKPIRGHVAFLGGPLHFLSELKAAFIRTLNLDDKHAITPDNSHLFAAIGSALNYKEDHTTTLETLLSKLSQDIHMEFEVARLDPLFENEKDYAEFTNRHAGHNVATGDLSTYEGNCYLGIDAGSTTTKIALVGEDGSLLYSFYSNNNGSPLATAIRSIQEIYAKLPEKAHIVHSCSTGYGEALLKAALQLDDGEVETVAHFYAAAFFDPDVDCILDIGGQDMKCIKIKNQTVDSVQLNEACSSGCGSFIETFAKSLNYSVQDFAKEALFAKHPIDLGTRCTVFMNSKVKQAQKEGASVADISAGLAYSVIKNALFKVIKLSDPSELGKNIVVQGGTFYNDAVLRSFEKISGCECVRPDIAGIMGAFGAALIARERHEAGYQTSMLSIDEINALTFDTKLTRCQGCTNHCLLTINRFSGNRQYITGNRCERGIGKEKNKDNIPNLFEYKNKRLFDYKPLTAEEATRGTVGIPRVLNMYENYPFWATFFKKLGFQVVLSPQSTRKIYELGIDSIPSESECYPAKLAHGHVSWLIHQNVDFIFYPCVPYERNEFPDSNNHYNCPIVTSYAENIKNNVDEITSGQMRFLNPFMSFASEETLSSQLVKTFTKEFAIPESEIRDAVSEAWKELAVVRMEMRQKGEEVLAYLEKTGKRGIVLAGRPYHVDPEINHGIPELINSYGLAVLTEDSVSHLHQVERPLIVMDQWMYHSRLYAAANFVKTRDDLDLIQLNSFGCGLDAVTTDCVNDILSKSGKIYTCLKIDEVNNLGAARIRVRSLLAAIRVREKKQTKRTIVPANYNRVVFTEEMRKNYTILCPQMSPIHFELLEPAFQAAGYNLVVPDVPARTCVDVGLKYVNNDACYPSLIVVGQLMSAVMSGKYDMSKTAILISQTGGGCRASNYIGFIRRALEKAGHPDVPVISINLSGLEKNPGFKLTPALIQHGLYALEFGDIFMRCLYRVRPYEATPGSANALHEKWKKEVIAFVTQDKILSHKKFKKMCREIIEDFDNLPMLDVKKPRVGVVGEILVKFLPAANNYLVDLLESEGAEAVVPDLTDFLLYCFYNTGFKADNLGMSKKSKFVGQMGINFFEWLRKPARKAFEKSKHFDAPAHIENLATYAKDIVSIGNQTGEGWFLTGEMLELIHTGTSNIICTQPFGCLPNHVVGKGVIKELRHRYPLSNIVAIDYDPGASEVNQLNRIKLMLSTANKNLAKEN; encoded by the coding sequence ATGGAAAACCATGCACTTTGCAAACTGGGAATTGATATCGGTTCCACAACCGTTAAAGTTGCGGTTCTTGATGAAAACGACCAGCTTTTATTTTCGGATTATGAAAGGCATTTTGCCAATATCCGTGAAACATTAGCAGACCTGGTTCAAAAAGCTTATGATAAACTTGGCGAACTTTCGGTTGCACCTATGATTACCGGTTCCGGCGGTCTTACACTTGCCAAACACCTTGATGTACCATTTGTGCAGGAGGTTATCTCCGTTTCTACTGCATTGCAGCATTACGCACCTCAGACCGATGTTGCCATCGAGCTTGGCGGTGAGGATGCAAAAATCATCTACTTTGAGGGTGGAAACGTCGAACAGCGTATGAACGGTATCTGTGCCGGCGGTACAGGTTCTTTTATTGACCAGATGGCATCCTTAATTCAGACGGATGCTACTGGCTTAAATGAATATGCCAAAAATTACAAAGCAATCTATCCAATCGCTGCGCGTTGTGGTGTTTTTGCCAAAACAGATATCCAGCCATTAATCAATGAGGGAGCAACAAGGGAAGACTTGTCTGCATCTATTTTCCAGGCTGTAGTAAACCAGACCATCAGCGGTCTTGCCTGTGGTAAACCAATCCGTGGACATGTCGCTTTCTTAGGTGGACCACTTCACTTTTTATCTGAACTTAAAGCTGCTTTTATCCGCACCTTAAATCTGGATGACAAACATGCCATCACACCGGATAATTCCCACCTTTTTGCAGCAATTGGTTCTGCTTTAAATTATAAAGAAGATCACACGACAACCTTAGAGACCCTGCTTTCCAAATTATCACAGGATATCCACATGGAATTTGAGGTAGCACGTCTTGATCCACTTTTTGAAAATGAAAAAGACTATGCTGAATTTACAAATCGTCATGCGGGTCATAATGTTGCAACCGGCGATTTATCTACATATGAAGGAAACTGTTATCTTGGTATTGATGCCGGTTCTACTACAACCAAGATTGCATTAGTCGGAGAAGATGGTTCTTTGCTTTATTCCTTCTACAGCAACAACAATGGAAGCCCGCTTGCAACTGCAATCCGTTCCATTCAGGAAATCTATGCAAAACTGCCGGAAAAGGCTCACATTGTTCACTCCTGCTCAACCGGTTACGGAGAGGCACTGTTAAAAGCTGCACTTCAGCTTGATGACGGCGAAGTAGAGACAGTTGCACATTTTTACGCTGCAGCTTTCTTTGATCCTGATGTTGACTGTATCCTTGATATCGGTGGACAGGATATGAAATGTATCAAGATTAAAAACCAGACCGTAGACAGCGTTCAGTTAAATGAAGCCTGCTCTTCTGGTTGTGGTTCCTTTATCGAAACTTTTGCAAAATCCTTAAATTATTCCGTACAGGACTTCGCAAAAGAAGCTTTGTTTGCCAAACACCCGATTGACCTTGGAACACGTTGTACCGTATTTATGAACTCCAAAGTAAAACAGGCGCAAAAAGAAGGTGCTTCCGTTGCCGATATTTCAGCCGGACTTGCCTACTCTGTTATCAAGAACGCTTTGTTTAAGGTTATCAAGCTTTCCGATCCAAGCGAACTTGGTAAAAACATTGTCGTTCAGGGTGGTACATTCTACAACGATGCAGTTCTTCGAAGCTTTGAAAAAATCTCCGGATGTGAATGTGTACGCCCGGATATTGCCGGTATCATGGGTGCTTTCGGTGCCGCTTTGATTGCAAGAGAACGCCACGAAGCCGGATATCAGACTTCCATGCTTAGCATCGACGAAATCAATGCCCTTACCTTTGACACCAAACTTACCAGATGTCAGGGATGTACCAACCACTGTCTGTTGACCATCAACCGTTTCTCCGGAAACCGTCAGTATATTACCGGAAACCGTTGTGAGCGAGGCATTGGAAAAGAAAAGAATAAAGACAATATTCCAAACCTTTTTGAATACAAAAACAAACGTTTATTTGACTACAAACCACTGACTGCTGAGGAAGCTACCCGTGGAACCGTCGGAATCCCAAGAGTTTTAAATATGTATGAGAACTACCCATTCTGGGCAACTTTCTTTAAAAAGCTTGGTTTCCAGGTTGTGCTCTCTCCACAGTCCACCCGTAAGATTTACGAGCTCGGTATCGATTCCATTCCAAGTGAATCCGAATGTTACCCGGCAAAATTAGCACACGGACATGTTTCCTGGCTGATTCACCAGAATGTGGACTTCATTTTCTATCCATGTGTTCCATATGAGAGAAATGAATTCCCGGATTCAAACAACCACTACAACTGCCCAATCGTTACCTCTTACGCAGAGAACATCAAAAATAACGTGGATGAAATCACTTCCGGACAGATGCGTTTTCTAAACCCATTCATGTCCTTTGCAAGTGAAGAAACACTTTCTTCCCAGCTTGTTAAAACTTTCACAAAAGAGTTTGCCATCCCAGAATCTGAGATTCGTGATGCCGTATCGGAAGCATGGAAAGAACTTGCTGTTGTCCGCATGGAGATGAGACAAAAAGGAGAAGAGGTTTTAGCTTACTTAGAGAAAACCGGAAAAAGAGGAATTGTCCTCGCCGGACGTCCTTACCACGTTGACCCGGAAATCAACCATGGTATTCCAGAACTGATTAATTCTTACGGTCTCGCTGTTTTAACGGAGGATTCCGTCTCTCACCTTCACCAGGTAGAGCGTCCTCTTATCGTCATGGATCAGTGGATGTACCACTCCAGACTTTACGCTGCAGCAAACTTTGTAAAGACCAGAGACGACTTAGACCTGATTCAGCTGAACTCCTTTGGATGTGGTCTTGACGCTGTTACAACTGACTGTGTAAATGATATTCTGTCAAAATCAGGAAAGATTTATACCTGCTTAAAGATTGATGAGGTAAACAACCTTGGTGCAGCCAGAATCCGTGTTCGTTCCCTTCTCGCTGCCATTCGCGTCAGAGAAAAGAAACAGACCAAGCGCACCATTGTACCTGCAAATTACAACCGTGTTGTCTTTACTGAGGAAATGCGTAAAAACTACACCATCCTATGTCCACAGATGTCCCCAATTCATTTTGAATTGTTAGAGCCTGCTTTCCAGGCTGCCGGCTACAATCTGGTTGTACCAGACGTACCGGCCCGTACCTGTGTTGATGTCGGATTGAAATATGTAAACAACGACGCCTGCTACCCTTCCTTAATTGTAGTTGGTCAGTTGATGAGTGCTGTCATGTCTGGAAAATATGACATGAGCAAAACCGCCATCTTAATTTCACAGACTGGTGGTGGATGTCGTGCAAGTAACTACATCGGTTTTATCCGCCGTGCCTTAGAAAAAGCCGGCCACCCGGATGTTCCGGTTATCTCCATCAACTTAAGCGGTCTGGAGAAAAACCCAGGATTTAAGCTGACACCTGCTTTGATTCAGCATGGTCTTTACGCCTTAGAGTTCGGCGATATTTTCATGCGCTGTCTCTACCGTGTACGTCCTTATGAAGCAACGCCAGGTTCTGCAAATGCCCTGCATGAGAAATGGAAAAAAGAAGTCATCGCTTTTGTGACACAGGATAAGATTCTTTCCCATAAGAAATTCAAAAAAATGTGCCGTGAAATCATTGAGGACTTTGACAATCTTCCAATGCTGGATGTGAAGAAACCTCGTGTCGGCGTCGTCGGAGAAATTTTAGTAAAATTCCTCCCTGCTGCAAACAACTACTTAGTAGACTTATTAGAGTCCGAGGGAGCAGAGGCTGTCGTACCGGATTTAACAGACTTCTTACTCTACTGCTTCTATAACACCGGATTTAAAGCCGACAACCTTGGTATGAGCAAAAAATCTAAATTTGTTGGTCAGATGGGTATCAATTTCTTTGAATGGCTCCGAAAACCTGCAAGAAAAGCATTTGAAAAGAGTAAACATTTCGATGCACCTGCCCATATTGAAAATCTGGCCACTTATGCAAAAGACATTGTATCCATCGGAAACCAGACCGGTGAAGGCTGGTTCTTAACCGGAGAAATGTTAGAGCTTATTCATACCGGAACAAGCAACATCATTTGTACACAGCCATTTGGCTGTCTTCCAAACCATGTCGTAGGAAAAGGTGTCATCAAAGAACTTCGCCACCGTTACCCGCTTTCAAACATCGTAGCCATCGACTATGATCCGGGTGCAAGTGAAGTAAACCAGTTGAACCGTATTAAATTAATGCTTTCCACTGCAAATAAAAATCTTGCAAAAGAGAACTAA
- a CDS encoding IS110 family transposase gives MKVTYQTCCGIDVHKSFLVATIVKTTGGIEPSYQKKRFSTFNNSILEFKQWLLDNDCHDVCMESTGKYWVPVFNLLEDEINVVIANPKWVKAVKGNKDDTKDSKWIGDLFRLGLVKGSYIPCKIVRILREYTRYRYKLVSCRSSEKNRYQNALTVCNVALDSVVSDIFGKSSMSIIDYLLEQSGTSINHEEIASKLLRSLKSKEDAVIESVEGYQMTDAQKYRVRLVRTHMDYITAEINDVDKMIENMISSNPDFENAVQFLCTIPGVKRDSAITIISEIGTDMSQFSSSKRLCCWAGLTPGSNESAGKKKSVRITRAGVYLKPALVQCAHAAVKSDKSPYYKKKYESLVKRRGKKRAIIAIARMILTAIYQMLSTGEQWNPSDLYKIDMPVALVEKQKAKAIKQAKKLLQREGILPPDEPLAS, from the coding sequence ATGAAAGTTACTTATCAAACCTGTTGTGGTATCGATGTTCACAAATCTTTTCTCGTTGCCACAATTGTAAAAACCACTGGTGGCATTGAGCCTTCTTACCAAAAGAAGCGCTTTTCCACCTTTAACAATTCAATTCTTGAATTCAAGCAATGGCTTCTCGACAATGATTGCCATGATGTCTGTATGGAATCCACAGGTAAATACTGGGTTCCTGTCTTTAATCTTCTGGAAGATGAGATCAATGTTGTCATTGCCAATCCCAAGTGGGTAAAGGCTGTGAAAGGCAACAAAGATGATACCAAAGATTCTAAATGGATTGGGGATTTATTCCGTCTCGGACTTGTCAAAGGCAGCTATATCCCTTGTAAGATAGTCCGTATTCTCAGGGAATACACTCGCTATCGTTACAAGCTTGTTTCCTGCCGTTCAAGTGAAAAGAATCGATATCAGAATGCTCTTACTGTCTGTAATGTTGCATTAGATTCTGTTGTTTCCGATATCTTTGGGAAGTCATCCATGTCCATTATCGACTATCTGCTTGAACAATCGGGTACATCCATTAACCACGAAGAAATCGCATCTAAGCTTCTTCGGAGCCTCAAATCCAAAGAAGATGCTGTTATAGAATCCGTCGAAGGATATCAGATGACTGATGCCCAAAAATACCGTGTGCGCCTCGTCCGCACACATATGGATTATATCACAGCAGAAATCAACGATGTTGATAAAATGATAGAAAATATGATTTCTTCTAATCCTGATTTTGAAAATGCTGTCCAGTTCCTCTGTACCATTCCGGGTGTCAAACGTGATAGTGCAATCACTATCATCTCCGAAATCGGTACTGATATGTCTCAGTTCTCAAGTTCCAAACGTTTATGTTGCTGGGCTGGTCTTACACCAGGCAGCAATGAATCTGCTGGTAAGAAGAAATCTGTTCGGATTACACGTGCCGGTGTCTACCTCAAACCTGCATTAGTACAGTGTGCTCATGCAGCCGTAAAATCTGACAAATCTCCTTACTACAAAAAGAAATATGAATCACTTGTTAAACGTCGTGGCAAGAAAAGAGCCATTATCGCTATTGCCCGTATGATTCTTACTGCCATCTACCAGATGCTGTCTACTGGTGAGCAGTGGAATCCGAGCGATCTTTACAAAATCGATATGCCTGTAGCTCTTGTTGAAAAACAAAAGGCAAAAGCTATCAAGCAAGCCAAGAAACTATTGCAACGGGAGGGAATACTTCCTCCTGATGAACCATTAGCTTCTTAA